From Gottschalkiaceae bacterium SANA:
GAAAAAAATGATGAAGCAGATGACGAATATGCAAAAACAGTTTAAACGACGTGGGAAAATGAAATTACCTTTCCCGGGTCGATAAAGAGGAGGTGAACAGGATGGCAGTAAAGATTCGTTTAAAACGTATTGGTGCGAAAAAGAAGCCGTTCTATCGTATTGTGGTGGCGGATTCTCGATCCCCTCGTGATGGAAAATTCATCGAGGAAATCGGAACATACAACCCAGTGACAGAACCTAAGCAATTTTCCGTAGATGCAGAAAAAGCGCAAAAGTGGATGTCTAATGGAGCAAAACCAACAGATACAGTAGAGCGATTGTTCAAAAACAATGGTGTATACGACGTGAAATCAGAAGAGCAAGGAGAATAGGTGGTTATCATGAAAGATATGGTAATGATGATTGTAAAATCCCTAGTCGACCAGCCTGATGCTGTTGAAATCAATGAAATTGAAGGTACACAAACAATAATTCTGGAAGTAAAAGTTGCCTCTGACGATATGGGAAAAATTATCGGCAAGCAAGGCCGGATTGCCAAGGCAATTCGAACCGTTGTAAAGGCAGCTGCCATTAAATTGGATAAAAGAGTCGTTGTAGAAATCATCTAAAGGGTTAGCTTTGCTAATCCTTTTTGATTGGTGGGAGAATATGAATGAAATCAAGATAGGCACCATCCTTCGTCCCCATGGCATTAAAGGGGAAGTGGTGATTCGATTTGATCGAGAGAAGCCAGAGAAGGTTTTGGACTTGCCATTTATTTTAATTGAAAAAGAAATGGATGTATTTGAGATTGATGAATTGCGCGCACATAAAAAACAATTTATCATTAAACTTAGAGGAATTGATCATATTAGTCAAGCTGAATCTTTGCGTGGCCGATCAATCCTTGTAGACTCATGGCCAGAAGAAGAATTGCAAGAGGATGAATATTTTGTTGAAGATCTTATGGGAATTGAATTCATTGATGAATCGGACCGTTCAATCGGCCATTTAACGGAAATTATCGAATCTCCCGCCAACGAAATTTATGTTGTTGAAGGTCCCTTCGGACAAGTTTTGATCCCGGCGGTTTCAGCCTTTATTTTGGATATTTCCATCCCCAAGAGACAGATTCGAGTTCGGATTTTGGAGGGCATGATCAATGAAGATTGATATTTTAACGCTCTTTCCAGATTTTTTTGCGCCCTTTCTCACCACGAGTATCATAGGCCGTGCCATAACAGCGGGGCAGGTTGAGATTGAGGCTACAAATATTCGAGACTATGCAGAGGATAAACACAAGCGTGTAGATGATTATTGCTTTGGCGGCGGTCCTGGCATGTTGATGAAACCCGAGCCCCTGGCGCGCGCCATTGATGACAAGCAGACCGATGAAGCTGTGGTGATCTATCTTTCTCCTAAAGGCGAAGTGCTCACCCAAGAGTTAGCTGACGAACTCGCCATGTCTTCTCATCTTGTATTGGTTTGCGGCCATTACGAGGGCATTGACCAACGTGTAATTGACTCACGTATTCACAGAGAAATCTCCATTGGAGATTATGTGTTGACGGGGGGGGAACTTCCTGCCATGGTTTTGTCTGATTCGATTATCAGGCTTTTGCCAGGGGTTCTGAAAGAAGGCTCCGCAGATGATGAGTCCCTGCAAAGTGGTCTACTTGAGTATCCGCAGTATACACGGCCTCGTGTTTTTGAAGGCGCCGAAGTGCCCGAGGTCCTGCTGTCTGGCAATCATAAAGCCATTGATGACTGGAGAAGAGAACAGTCTCTTTTGGAAACAAAAAAAAGACGACAAGACTTATATCTCAAACATCAAAATAAAAACAAGTAATTCCTTGCAGAACTTTGCAAGAAATGCTATACTTATTCGGTACTACGGGCGTTCCTCTGCTGCGCTGCATGAACGTCTAGATAGAGGAGGAAAATCATGGATTTGATTAAATTAGTAGAGCAAGCGCAATTGCGTTCTGACCTTCCTAACTTTGGTGTAGGTGATACCATTCGTGTTCATTACCACATTAAAGAGGGAAACAGAGAACGTGTTCAGGTTTTTGAAGGAACTGTCATGAAACAACAAGGCGAAAGCGCACGTAAAACATTTACCGTTCGTAAAGTTACTTATGGTGTTGGTGTGGAAAGAACCTTTGTTACAAGTTCTCCAAAGATCGAAAAGATTGAAGTGACTCGCCAAGGCAAGGTACGCCGTGCAAGATTGAATTACTTGCGTGAACGAACTGGCAAAAGTGCGAAAGTCAAAGAAAAGAAGAACTACTAAAGATAAGGGGCTTTGCCCCTTATTTTCATGTAAGGAGGTAGGTTATGAATATCAATTGGTTCCCAGGCCATATGAAAAAAACAAGAGAATTGATTCAAACAAATCTAAAATTGGTTGATCTTGTGATCGAACTGATTGACGCGAGAATTCCTTTCAGTAGTCGAAATCCTGAAATGCAGGTTTTGGCCAAGGGGAAAAGACGAATCCTTCTCTTTAATAAGTGTGACTTGGCAAACCCTCAGCACACGAAAGAATGGAAAGAATATTATGAAGCACAGGGTGAAACTGTCTTCTTAATGACCGCGCTATCCCCAAAAGATATTGCTAGATTTTTGCGATTCATGGATCAAATCGGCCAAGAGCAGCAAAAGAAAAAAGAAGCAAAAGGAATAATTCTGAATCAGGTCCGTGCCATGATCATCGGAATTCCCAATGTGGGAAAATCTACTTTTATCAATTCTTTGGTCGGAAAGAAGAGTGCGAAAACCGGAAATCGTCCAGGGGTCACAAAGGGCAAGCAATGGATTAAATTACCTGGCCGTCTTCAGTTATTAGATACTCCAGGGGTACTTTGGCCAAAGTTTAATGATCAACGCGTGGCACATCACCTCGCTTTTACCGGTGCAATTCGCGATGATATCATGGATACAGAAACCCTAGCACTTCGCATGATCGAGCGTCTCCAAGTGGTTGCTGTCGATGCCCTAGAAAGCCGATATCCTGTCGATGCTAACCCAGAGCGTCCTGCCATTGAAGTGATGGATGACATCGCTAGAAAACGGGGCTGTATACTTCGAGGCAATGAGCCGGATTACACCCGGGTCGCAAATATTATTCTCGAGGAATATCGAAAAGGAAAATTAGGCCGAATTACCTTTGATCGCGTGGAGGAAATGCGAGATGAGAATGAATCGTCGTGAAAAAGGCACCTACTATGAACAAAAGAGCCTTCATTTTTTAGAGGCTTTGGGATATCAGCTTTGTACAATGAATTATCGAACGAAGATTGGAGAAATCGATTTGATTGTTATGGACCAAGAGACCTATGTTTTTGTAGAGGTCAAAAGTTTAATGGCTAATCTTGATTTTCATCCCAGCGAACGTGTCGACCATAAAAAACAAAAAAAAATTAGAACTGTAGCCATGCAATATATGATCGACATTGATCAATACGAAATAAGTCCCATGCGATTTGATGTAATCACATGGGAAGTGGTTCAGGGACAAGAAAAAGTCCAACATTTCATCAATGCTTTTTAAATATTTTGCATCCTGTCTGTAAATTGGTTAAAATATAACCGGAAGATTAGTCAGGAGGCATCATATGTTAACCATTTTACAAACCTGTACACTCCTCGGAATCGATGGAGTGATGATTCGCGTTGAAGTCAATTTATCAAACGGATTGCCAGGATTTTCAATTGTGGGCCTAGCCGACCCATCGATCAAAGAAGCGAAAGAACGTGTGCGTTTATGCATACAAAACAGCGGATTTACCTTTCCTGCCAAAAAGATCGTGGTCAATTTAGCGCCTGCGATTATCAAAAAGAGCGGCACCCATTTTGATTTTTCCATTGCAGTCGGAATCTTGATTGCCGCCGAGCAGATGGAAAAATCAATAGCCAAGAAAGAGGCCTTTTTGGGTGAATGTTCACTCAATGGAGATATACGAGGCGTTCACGGTTGTTTGCCCATGGTATTGTCATTAAAAGCAGCCGGTATTCAAAGGGTTTTTCTGTCAGAAGACAATTGGAGCGAGTGCTCCATGGTTAGTCAAATCGAATTAATTCCTGTTAAAAATTTATCAGAATTTGTTGACCAATACAAGCATCAGTCGACTTCAAAGTTAAGATCTTCTATTGACAAGCCGGAAAAGATCCATTATTCTATGTTAGGTGATTTTTCTGATATTCAAGGACAAGCCCAAGCCATTCGCGCCATGCAAATTGCAGTCGCCGGCCGTCACAATGCCTTGATGATTGGAGGTCCTGGGGTTGGAAAAACCATGATCGCCAATCGCATGCCAACGATTATGCCTCGATTGACTGAAGAAGAGCAGATCGCTGTTATGAAGATACACAGCGTGGCAGGGATGCCCTTAGAATCGATAATCCAGGGACTTCCACCCGTACGAATGCCGCACCATACCATAACCAAAGCGGCCTTGGTAGGGGGTGGGAACCGCATTATGCCTGGGGAAGTTTCTTTGGCTCATCATGGCGTTTTATTTCTGGATGAATTGCCGGAATTTGATCGTCATACTTTGGAATTGCTTCGAGAGCCCATTGAAGATAATCGCATTCGCATTGCACGGTCTGCTCAATCCATTGAATTTCCTTCAAATTTTATTTTGATTGCTGCAATGAACCCCTGTCCCTGCGGGAACTATGGAAGCAAGTATCACACCTGCACCTGCAGCCGCAGAGAACGAAAACGATACCTGGACCATATTAGCGGACCATTTCGAGATCGATTGGATCTATTTATTGAAATGGAAGAACAACTTTATACGATTGAATCCGTCAAAAAAACGATTAGTTCTGCAGAGCTCCGCACCAGTGTAAATCTTGCCAGACAGCTACAATCGGAGCGATATGTCAATGAATCAATTCGGTTCAACGCTGATTTATCGGGCGAAGAATTATCGAAATATTGCCAATTGAGTCGCGACTCCAAACGACTTTTACAACAAGCCAATCGAACATTACATATTTCCTTGCGTTCTATTGTGCGCATTCAACGAATAGCCAGAACCATTGCAGATTTGGATCAAGAGAACGAAATTAAAGAAGCGCATTTATTGGAAGCCATCCATTATAAACAAAACAGCAAGCGTTACTGGGGGGCTGGAGAATGAAATTCTTACTTGCATGGCTCAGAGCAGAGCACTGTCCCTACGAGGACCTTCGTCTTCTCATTGAAAATACATCTACTGTGGAATTATCTATATCCATGCCCGATCACCTGCGATTAAAGGATGGTC
This genomic window contains:
- the rimM gene encoding ribosome maturation factor RimM, yielding MNEIKIGTILRPHGIKGEVVIRFDREKPEKVLDLPFILIEKEMDVFEIDELRAHKKQFIIKLRGIDHISQAESLRGRSILVDSWPEEELQEDEYFVEDLMGIEFIDESDRSIGHLTEIIESPANEIYVVEGPFGQVLIPAVSAFILDISIPKRQIRVRILEGMINED
- the rplS gene encoding 50S ribosomal protein L19 — its product is MDLIKLVEQAQLRSDLPNFGVGDTIRVHYHIKEGNRERVQVFEGTVMKQQGESARKTFTVRKVTYGVGVERTFVTSSPKIEKIEVTRQGKVRRARLNYLRERTGKSAKVKEKKNY
- the trmD gene encoding tRNA (guanosine(37)-N1)-methyltransferase TrmD: MKIDILTLFPDFFAPFLTTSIIGRAITAGQVEIEATNIRDYAEDKHKRVDDYCFGGGPGMLMKPEPLARAIDDKQTDEAVVIYLSPKGEVLTQELADELAMSSHLVLVCGHYEGIDQRVIDSRIHREISIGDYVLTGGELPAMVLSDSIIRLLPGVLKEGSADDESLQSGLLEYPQYTRPRVFEGAEVPEVLLSGNHKAIDDWRREQSLLETKKRRQDLYLKHQNKNK
- the rpsP gene encoding 30S ribosomal protein S16; the protein is MAVKIRLKRIGAKKKPFYRIVVADSRSPRDGKFIEEIGTYNPVTEPKQFSVDAEKAQKWMSNGAKPTDTVERLFKNNGVYDVKSEEQGE
- a CDS encoding YifB family Mg chelatase-like AAA ATPase, producing the protein MLTILQTCTLLGIDGVMIRVEVNLSNGLPGFSIVGLADPSIKEAKERVRLCIQNSGFTFPAKKIVVNLAPAIIKKSGTHFDFSIAVGILIAAEQMEKSIAKKEAFLGECSLNGDIRGVHGCLPMVLSLKAAGIQRVFLSEDNWSECSMVSQIELIPVKNLSEFVDQYKHQSTSKLRSSIDKPEKIHYSMLGDFSDIQGQAQAIRAMQIAVAGRHNALMIGGPGVGKTMIANRMPTIMPRLTEEEQIAVMKIHSVAGMPLESIIQGLPPVRMPHHTITKAALVGGGNRIMPGEVSLAHHGVLFLDELPEFDRHTLELLREPIEDNRIRIARSAQSIEFPSNFILIAAMNPCPCGNYGSKYHTCTCSRRERKRYLDHISGPFRDRLDLFIEMEEQLYTIESVKKTISSAELRTSVNLARQLQSERYVNESIRFNADLSGEELSKYCQLSRDSKRLLQQANRTLHISLRSIVRIQRIARTIADLDQENEIKEAHLLEAIHYKQNSKRYWGAGE
- the ylqF gene encoding ribosome biogenesis GTPase YlqF, which gives rise to MNINWFPGHMKKTRELIQTNLKLVDLVIELIDARIPFSSRNPEMQVLAKGKRRILLFNKCDLANPQHTKEWKEYYEAQGETVFLMTALSPKDIARFLRFMDQIGQEQQKKKEAKGIILNQVRAMIIGIPNVGKSTFINSLVGKKSAKTGNRPGVTKGKQWIKLPGRLQLLDTPGVLWPKFNDQRVAHHLAFTGAIRDDIMDTETLALRMIERLQVVAVDALESRYPVDANPERPAIEVMDDIARKRGCILRGNEPDYTRVANIILEEYRKGKLGRITFDRVEEMRDENESS
- a CDS encoding YraN family protein — its product is MRMNRREKGTYYEQKSLHFLEALGYQLCTMNYRTKIGEIDLIVMDQETYVFVEVKSLMANLDFHPSERVDHKKQKKIRTVAMQYMIDIDQYEISPMRFDVITWEVVQGQEKVQHFINAF
- a CDS encoding KH domain-containing protein, which gives rise to MVIMKDMVMMIVKSLVDQPDAVEINEIEGTQTIILEVKVASDDMGKIIGKQGRIAKAIRTVVKAAAIKLDKRVVVEII